AGCCTGCCAGAATCCTCAGGAAGTCTGTCTCACCTTCAATACGGCAGCGGAGAGTCTCGCCAAGCATAAGATCGCCAGGGAGATCGGTCAGAAGGAAGCCCATCGGATTCTTGAAGAATGTATGGAACTTGGCTTGGTGCAACTGGGGGATAACGTGCAGGAGGGTGTCAACTGGATCTGCAATTGTTGCTCTTGCTGTTGCGATGGCCTGCTGTCATATAGAAAGCTGGGTTACAATGCGAGGATAACCACGAATTACATCTCCGGACAGGGACGGGGTGAATGCAAAGAGTGTGGCAGTTGTGTCGAACGATGCCCTGTTGATGCCATCAGTCTTGGCGAAGACAAAGACGGTAGCGAATATGTCAGGGTTGACGCCGACCGGTGCATTGGGTGCGGCGTCTGCGTCAGGTTCTGCCCCACCGGGAGCAGGGTTATGGAAAGAAGGAAAGAGACGATGTTTGTACCGAGAGACTCCTTTGAGCGCATAGTTCTCAGTGCGATCACCACAGGGAAACTGCAGAACCTGCTTCTCGATAACCGCACGCTCTGGAGAGAAGATGTATTACGTCGTCTTCTGAAGCTCATCCTCTCTCCGCAACTATCCAGAAGGCTGTTGGCACAACGGCAGGTACGGTCGAGATTTATGGAAGCGTTGATAAGAACGCAACGCTATACTGTCGTTAACAAGATAGTTAATAATGGGAGGAAGCCGGACTATTCGCACTCCGAGCTGGCGAGAGAACTGCCGGGGTTATAGGATGACCGCTGTTAGCAGAACAAGGATGGTTATCCTCCATCCTGCTGTCCCTGCTCTCTGTGTGGTTGACAATGAAGCAGAGCAGTGTAGAAAAGCCTCACGTGAGATGGCACTGAGGTTGATGCCAACCACCTGGAAGAGATGAAGAAGAGTCCCTTGCCAACCGCGCCAGGCGGCTGGTGCTATCTGATGTACGAAGATATCCCCCGGTACGACTGGTCACTGAAGCTAATCCTGGGGGCCATTCTGGCGGGCACTCTCGTAGCAGGGATTGTGCTCCTCTTTGTTGATGTTGCAGGAGGCCTGACGATGCTTGGGGTGACTCTCCTGGATGCGCTGCTCTTTTACTTTGTTGCACCGCGGCGATACCAGATATTCAATACCAAGGTCAGAATAGTGCTGGGATGGCCGTTCGGTATGGACATTCCCCTATCCACCATAAAGGAGGCCAATCCGGCCTCCAGGGGGGACACCTTTGGCTATTGGGGCATCCGATTGGCTACCTCGTCGAGCGGTGCGATGGAGATCGTCCGCACGAAGGGCTGGAACGTCGTCATATCACCATCGAATAGAGAGGCTTTTCTGGAGCGTCTGAATCAATCGCTCAAGGCTGTACAGGACTCACAATAGCGGAGTGGCTAGAATCGCTTTTGGATAGCCCTGGTACAACCTTCATGACGCCTGTGCCGTTGCGTGAGGTTGCCTCTCCATCTTCAATGCCCCATACGACTGAATAAACATGCATATTATCTCGGCATACACCACAATCTTCTGTCCGGTTGCCTGAATCCTGACGCCGTTCGATGTGTCGGCATGCGGACCGCCGAACAGCAGCCAAAGGTAGATCGCCAGGATAAGGGCAAAACCCAGATAGGTGAACGCATAGACCCTGGGATAGTCTTCACTGAGGAATATGGCAGCGGAATACAGTGCCACCACCAGGAGGAACGTGGTGAATGCGATGTAAACGAACAGCCTGTGCACTGTGAGATGGAGGTCCGACGGCGCGAGCGCGACGCCTGCGTATGAAACAGCCGAGACTGCGCCGAAGATCGACCCGAAGACAGAGAGATTTCTGGTGGCTCTCCTTCCTGCAAACAGGCGGGGGATGGCTGCAAAGAAGAGAACGAGGACCAGCGCGCCGACTGAGAGCGCGGTGATGAAGAGGGGAGAGGAAACTGTATTCGAGTCTCCGGCGTAGGTGGCAGTTCTACCCAGATCGCTGAAGAAGTTGCTCCAGAATGAATAGCCTGTCGTCTCGGGGTTGGCCTTCGTTCCACCCGGATAGAAGAACATGGCAACGACAGTGAGAACGACGAACTGGGCGCAACCGGCCATGCCCAGGATAAATGCCCACCGTCTCCAGTTCAGGCTGCTGTTCCCCATAACATTTGCTCCTTTCCAGTTCGGGCTCGATCTAATCTGTGTAATGCCCCCAGCAAGGACGTGCCTTCGTGCAGTGCTGGCGCATGAGTCTACGGACATCTAAGGCGAATAGATATATTTGCATGGAAATCGGCTTGGACAATATCATAAGCAGCGAGGGGGTGTCAACTACCATCACTAAGACTGGTCACTGTCTGGCCGACCGAAACCTCGATCCACCTTCCTCAATATCAGCCAGGCTATGCCCGTGGCGGTGATCGCTATTGCAACTCCTCCGATGATATCGACAGGGTGATGGCCTTTGGCCGCTACCCTGGCAATGCCGATGAGTATCCCCAGTATTCCCAGGAACAGCCCGAGCTTGCGGTGATAGGCAAATACCACTGCCGCGGTCACCATCGCATACAGGGCATGATCCGAGGGGAAGCCGTTATCTGGCTGGTGATGAATGATCGGTTGGACGTGTTCGACTACGAAGGGGCGGGTATCATAGTAAAGATGGCCGGCAACCCATGCTGCCAGGAAGGCGATGGGGAAGGAGAGAATGGCCAGCTTTACTATCCTGGTTCGGACCGTTCCTTTTGACAGGAGTGCAGCGACCACGCCTATCAAACCGACGGCAGCGATAAGATACTCGCCGGCAATTATTATCAGTGTATCCACATGTGGGATTATATCACGATATTAAATTGACTGGCCTGACTTGAAGGCTCCGGCAAGGGTATCACGGGAGAAGTAGTCTCCCGTCCGGCCTGCAGTGGCGTACTCGTACAATGCGGTGGTATAGATGGACTGCAGAGTGGATGAAAGGGCCACAATGAACAGCACACCAAGCACAGCAATGGAGATGAGGACTATGCCGATGGCCAGTCCGGCGGTGCTCCCGCTGGTCAGAGCGAGTATACCGGTTATCCCGAACACTGCGCCCACAACCAGGGCCAGAAGCCCCATCGCCAGCGTTATGCCAGCCTGCCCGACAACCGCCTCACCCCAGCTCCGCTTGATGACGCCAACCGAGCGTTTTATGGCTTCGAAACTGCCCACCCCCTCGTAGGCAATGACGGGTATTACAAAGAAGGTTGCCAGGCTCCAGGCCATTCCCACCAACCCGATGGCAATCTGAGCCACGATTCGCCCCCAGCCTTTGGTATTGTTGCGGGCGGCTCCTTCCAGCAAGCGCAGCAGCAGGCCTACGATGGCGGCAATAACCGCCCAGGTGAGGACTGCCCCCAGACGTTTGTTGGCTTCCCGGACTCCGTATCCAAGAGTGGGGTTACCCCCTGACAGACGGAGCTTGACCGACGCCACCAGCGCTACCTGAAAATAGATGGTGATAAAGTAGGTGCCGAAGTAGAACAAAAAGATGAACAGTATGCCAAGAGCAGATACGCTCTGGCTGCCGCCAAAGGCGCCCGTTGCGAACCCCACACCCCCAAGTATGCCTGCTACCACCACACCTGCAATGAAAGCGATGATGGGGAAGATCATCAACTCCGGGTCTTTGCGCACGACCCCCAGGCTCTGCTTGGCCAGGTTCCAGCTTCTTCCTATCGATCCAAACACACTGCCTCCTTTCGCACTGCCTGCCTTGCGGCCAGGCAGGTGCTATGGTTATGTAAATAGTACCTCTCTAAGCCTGAGAAGCTCTGACAGCAGGTCAGTATAAGACTGTCAGTGTTAGAAAAACGTTAGAGGACTGCTAGAATTTCCTTAGAATTTCGGGTAGTGTGTCATTTTGAAAGTGGCTACGGCCAAATTGACGTAGATGATATAATGAACTCAGCATCGACTGAGGAGGTCACAATGAAACCAAATCCAACACAGA
This portion of the Chloroflexota bacterium genome encodes:
- a CDS encoding 4Fe-4S binding protein — its product is MAHITSKSYRNLQNRLDQAPQGAPPSGALSRILEILFTGEEAELVSVLPINAFTLAEAAKLWRKSEGEARMILDTLADKGILFDLAVGEIQAYVMTPTMAGFFEFSLMRLDGRFDKEVLSELYYQYVNTEPDFIRSVFAIEPSILRIFVQEDTISENDRVVVLDYERATHIIDTATRITVGICYCRHKMQHLGKACQNPQEVCLTFNTAAESLAKHKIAREIGQKEAHRILEECMELGLVQLGDNVQEGVNWICNCCSCCCDGLLSYRKLGYNARITTNYISGQGRGECKECGSCVERCPVDAISLGEDKDGSEYVRVDADRCIGCGVCVRFCPTGSRVMERRKETMFVPRDSFERIVLSAITTGKLQNLLLDNRTLWREDVLRRLLKLILSPQLSRRLLAQRQVRSRFMEALIRTQRYTVVNKIVNNGRKPDYSHSELARELPGL
- a CDS encoding PH domain-containing protein, yielding MKKSPLPTAPGGWCYLMYEDIPRYDWSLKLILGAILAGTLVAGIVLLFVDVAGGLTMLGVTLLDALLFYFVAPRRYQIFNTKVRIVLGWPFGMDIPLSTIKEANPASRGDTFGYWGIRLATSSSGAMEIVRTKGWNVVISPSNREAFLERLNQSLKAVQDSQ
- a CDS encoding phosphatase PAP2 family protein — translated: MDTLIIIAGEYLIAAVGLIGVVAALLSKGTVRTRIVKLAILSFPIAFLAAWVAGHLYYDTRPFVVEHVQPIIHHQPDNGFPSDHALYAMVTAAVVFAYHRKLGLFLGILGILIGIARVAAKGHHPVDIIGGVAIAITATGIAWLILRKVDRGFGRPDSDQS
- a CDS encoding DUF6159 family protein; protein product: MFGSIGRSWNLAKQSLGVVRKDPELMIFPIIAFIAGVVVAGILGGVGFATGAFGGSQSVSALGILFIFLFYFGTYFITIYFQVALVASVKLRLSGGNPTLGYGVREANKRLGAVLTWAVIAAIVGLLLRLLEGAARNNTKGWGRIVAQIAIGLVGMAWSLATFFVIPVIAYEGVGSFEAIKRSVGVIKRSWGEAVVGQAGITLAMGLLALVVGAVFGITGILALTSGSTAGLAIGIVLISIAVLGVLFIVALSSTLQSIYTTALYEYATAGRTGDYFSRDTLAGAFKSGQSI